A region from the Tahibacter amnicola genome encodes:
- a CDS encoding MFS transporter, with protein MSDADSTAVPAMTTPQRLRSIVSGSIGNLVEWYDWYAYSAFSLYFASVFFPKGDQTAQLLNAAAVFAVGFLMRPLGGWLLGLYADRHGRKAALMLSVLMMCFGSLIIAVTPGYAQIGVLAPVLLVFARMVQGLSVGGEYGTSATYLSEVASREHRGFWSSFQYVTLISGQLLALGVLIVLQQWILTPEQLQAWGWRIPFVLGAVAALVSLYLRRTMHETTAFQRAPTQPGSLMRRLLAHPRELLTVVGLTMGGTLAFYTYTTYTQKFLVVSVGMSKDTATAINAATLFVFMLLQPVVGALSDRVGRRPILIAFGVLGVLATVPIFRMLASSVDALGAFLWITLALVIVSGYTAINAVVKAELFPVEIRALGVGLPYAVTVSVFGGTAELLALWFKQHGFEAGFYWYVTACIGVSLLVYLWMPDTRATSRIDRDA; from the coding sequence GGATCGATCGGCAATCTGGTCGAGTGGTATGACTGGTACGCCTATTCGGCCTTCTCCCTGTATTTCGCCAGCGTGTTCTTCCCCAAGGGTGACCAGACCGCCCAGCTGCTCAACGCGGCGGCCGTGTTTGCCGTGGGATTCCTGATGCGTCCGCTGGGCGGCTGGCTGCTGGGCCTGTACGCCGATCGCCACGGCCGCAAGGCGGCGCTGATGCTCTCGGTGCTGATGATGTGCTTCGGCTCGCTGATCATCGCCGTGACGCCCGGTTACGCGCAGATCGGCGTGCTGGCGCCGGTGCTGCTGGTGTTCGCCCGCATGGTGCAAGGGCTGAGCGTGGGCGGCGAATACGGTACCTCGGCGACCTACCTGAGCGAGGTCGCATCGCGTGAACATCGTGGATTCTGGTCCAGCTTCCAATATGTCACATTGATCAGCGGGCAGCTGCTGGCCCTGGGGGTATTGATCGTCCTGCAGCAATGGATACTCACACCGGAACAACTGCAGGCCTGGGGCTGGCGCATTCCATTCGTGCTGGGTGCCGTGGCGGCGCTGGTGTCGTTGTACCTGCGCCGGACCATGCACGAAACCACCGCCTTCCAGCGCGCACCGACGCAGCCCGGATCCCTGATGCGGCGGTTGCTGGCCCATCCGCGCGAACTGCTGACTGTTGTCGGCTTGACGATGGGCGGTACGCTGGCGTTCTACACGTACACGACCTACACGCAGAAGTTCCTGGTCGTGAGCGTGGGAATGAGCAAAGACACGGCGACGGCGATCAATGCGGCCACGCTGTTCGTCTTCATGCTGCTGCAGCCGGTGGTGGGCGCGCTGTCGGATCGCGTCGGGCGCCGGCCGATCCTGATCGCCTTTGGCGTACTGGGCGTGCTGGCGACCGTGCCGATTTTCCGGATGCTGGCCAGCAGCGTGGATGCCCTCGGCGCCTTCCTCTGGATCACCCTCGCGCTGGTGATCGTCAGTGGCTACACGGCGATCAACGCGGTGGTGAAGGCGGAACTGTTTCCCGTGGAGATCCGCGCGCTGGGCGTGGGGCTTCCCTATGCAGTGACGGTCTCCGTGTTCGGAGGCACGGCGGAACTCCTGGCGCTATGGTTCAAGCAGCATGGGTTCGAGGCGGGTTTCTACTGGTACGTCACGGCCTGCATCGGTGTTTCGCTGCTAGTGTATCTGTGGATGCCCGATACGCGGGCGACATCCCGGATCGATCGCGATGCGTAA
- a CDS encoding TetR/AcrR family transcriptional regulator, with product MPDPVKPEQSPEPARRSRGRPRNLEARQAILAAARDLMAAGGPGAVTMEAVAARAGVGKPTVYRWWPDRHAVAMAALMSEVPTDSADTPALSPVAALHQHLRDVAAAFATPSGRNAASLIAAADSATELAKAFRNHFVMARREEGRALLASAVEAGELRADLDADIALDLLYGPVFFRLLMGHAPLSAAAVDAVIANVLRGLARETATA from the coding sequence ATGCCAGACCCCGTCAAGCCCGAACAATCCCCGGAACCGGCGCGACGATCCCGGGGCCGTCCGCGTAACCTGGAAGCGCGCCAGGCCATCCTTGCGGCCGCGCGCGACCTGATGGCTGCCGGCGGTCCAGGGGCGGTGACCATGGAAGCCGTCGCAGCCCGGGCCGGCGTCGGCAAGCCGACGGTGTACCGCTGGTGGCCGGACCGGCACGCCGTCGCCATGGCGGCCCTGATGAGCGAAGTCCCCACGGACAGTGCCGACACCCCGGCACTCTCGCCCGTGGCGGCGCTGCACCAGCATTTGCGCGATGTCGCGGCCGCCTTCGCCACCCCGTCCGGCCGCAATGCGGCGAGCCTCATCGCCGCCGCGGACAGCGCCACCGAGCTGGCCAAAGCCTTCCGCAATCACTTCGTGATGGCGCGTCGGGAGGAAGGCCGCGCCCTGCTCGCCAGCGCGGTTGAGGCTGGCGAACTGCGCGCAGACCTTGACGCCGACATCGCCCTGGACCTCCTGTACGGCCCGGTATTCTTCCGTCTGCTGATGGGGCATGCACCGCTCTCGGCAGCCGCGGTGGACGCGGTCATCGCCAACGTCCTGCGCGGACTGGCGCGCGAAACGGCAACAGCGTGA
- a CDS encoding peptidylprolyl isomerase, with amino-acid sequence MNRVDGKTWRVIRVTQPGLALCLAVAASLAGAEPAPPEKPRTMTDVLAASKPSDWRPLDPANTLYLDIAAGRVVIELAPRYAPQHVANIKALVAEKYFDGIPFIRSHDNYVVQWGDPNGGDKEKAKPIRTAKRHLPAEFSRPIDKALPFTPLPDGDVYAPEVGWSDTFPVARDPEAGQTWLAHCYGTIGAGRDNAPDSGGGTELYVTIGHAPRHLDLNVTLVGRVVQGMELLSALPRGTAALGFYDKPEQYVPIKSLRLAADVPEAERTKLEILRTDTETFTALVETRRNRRDEWYLKPAGKVELCNVPLPVRAIGKAAQK; translated from the coding sequence ATGAACCGTGTCGATGGAAAGACGTGGCGGGTGATCCGCGTGACTCAGCCTGGCCTGGCACTGTGCCTGGCCGTGGCGGCCTCGCTGGCAGGTGCGGAGCCGGCGCCACCGGAGAAACCCAGGACCATGACCGATGTCCTCGCGGCGTCCAAGCCGTCCGACTGGCGCCCGCTGGATCCTGCGAACACCCTGTACCTGGACATCGCCGCCGGCCGCGTCGTCATCGAGCTGGCGCCCCGCTACGCGCCGCAGCATGTGGCGAACATCAAGGCGCTGGTGGCGGAGAAATACTTCGACGGCATTCCGTTCATCCGTTCGCATGACAACTATGTGGTGCAGTGGGGTGATCCCAACGGCGGTGACAAGGAAAAGGCCAAGCCGATCCGCACGGCCAAGCGGCATCTGCCGGCGGAATTCTCGCGCCCGATCGACAAGGCGCTGCCGTTCACGCCGCTGCCCGACGGCGACGTATATGCGCCGGAAGTCGGCTGGTCCGATACTTTTCCCGTAGCGCGTGATCCCGAGGCCGGGCAAACCTGGCTGGCGCACTGCTATGGCACCATCGGTGCAGGCCGTGACAACGCGCCTGACAGCGGTGGCGGCACCGAGCTGTACGTGACCATCGGCCATGCACCGCGTCACCTGGACCTTAATGTCACCCTCGTGGGACGGGTCGTGCAGGGAATGGAATTGCTGTCCGCGCTGCCGCGTGGCACGGCGGCGCTGGGCTTCTACGACAAGCCCGAGCAGTACGTTCCGATCAAGTCACTGCGGTTGGCAGCGGACGTGCCGGAAGCGGAGCGGACGAAGCTGGAAATCCTGCGCACCGATACCGAGACCTTCACGGCACTGGTGGAGACACGCCGCAACCGTCGTGACGAGTGGTATCTCAAGCCTGCCGGAAAGGTGGAGTTGTGCAACGTCCCGCTGCCGGTACGGGCGATCGGAAAGGCCGCGCAGAAGTAA
- a CDS encoding VOC family protein: MGTTAPGYHTLTPYLIVRDAAAAIDFYTRAFGARELFRLADPASKVGHAELAIGDSRFMLADEFPDFGALGPGSIGGTPVCLHLYVADVDTFFAGAVASGATELRPVQDQFYGDRVGMLVDPYGHKWSIATQKEVVTPEEMQRRWSATAA; encoded by the coding sequence ATGGGTACCACGGCACCGGGTTATCACACGCTCACTCCCTATCTCATCGTTCGTGACGCAGCGGCCGCTATCGACTTCTACACCCGCGCCTTTGGCGCGCGCGAACTGTTCCGGCTGGCTGACCCGGCGAGCAAGGTCGGCCATGCGGAGCTGGCCATCGGCGATTCGCGTTTCATGCTGGCCGACGAATTCCCGGATTTCGGTGCACTGGGTCCCGGCTCGATCGGCGGCACGCCCGTGTGCCTGCACCTGTATGTGGCGGATGTGGACACCTTCTTCGCCGGCGCGGTGGCCTCCGGTGCGACGGAACTGCGTCCGGTGCAGGACCAGTTCTACGGCGACCGTGTCGGCATGCTCGTCGACCCGTACGGTCACAAGTGGTCGATCGCTACGCAGAAGGAAGTCGTGACGCCGGAAGAGATGCAACGCCGCTGGTCCGCCACCGCGGCCTGA
- a CDS encoding ATP-binding response regulator: MNCFALATGLTLLLTVASAPAPSEFQRLALDAPQEALIRGREKLAEPNLAPEQRQSILIDMSRAASQVSEVEVESVAGALDALAGETALPSASALAGLLRAQVLLEKDQVKRGLELAHESAARLRALDDPYWHALADTEVCDALLTAGRPDAAQPHCLRAYQAWPGLKREYELARTENLLQWQYQKTGDITRAIELAKSARARLVALGTTGGVALLDDNLSALYLASGKPQLALEYSRRALAHELAAGKLQHTIASRHNVAEALAALGRNAEALDELELALAESRKRELGRLTASLLDAKARISERAGQPTVSLAALRELIALNARLSTAEVDRAALELEAHYGSQVREREIFELKQEAEMQALRLSAAEAKTAHEQSRASYYALILLAATAIGFLGVLLVVLRLNLLKRLNAALTQANRSRAEMLAMAAHEIRNPLAAIGGLIDMALHRTADPRARGLLETARATTAGLVHTAEDYLDHSQLALGRVQLRDRAFDLPQLLANVIRLFQAEVAGRPLGLRMVMSPSTPTWVSGDAERLQQVLTNLLGNAVKFTERGEVLLEAMPDVDGRTRFAISDTGPGIAEPELQRLLCPFERGAVVRGQRGAGLGLSIASQLVEKLGGRLQVQSAPGHGSRFEFAIPLSVTAAPANAEVPLTAENSGMRVLLVDDDSAIRELLSAQLESLNIDHRVAATIDDALVTWRDFQPDTVLIDLHLDRENGIDLIRRIRDECGPRPSPRCLIHSASPPSSQGDRLPEDWGIEWVRKPMPLVELGRLLGSDATPSRSTAVQAATARESHAIAG; the protein is encoded by the coding sequence ATGAACTGCTTCGCACTCGCCACCGGCCTGACACTCCTGCTGACCGTCGCTTCGGCGCCGGCTCCGTCGGAGTTCCAGCGGCTGGCGCTCGATGCGCCGCAGGAAGCCCTCATCCGCGGGCGCGAAAAGCTGGCCGAGCCGAATCTGGCGCCGGAGCAGCGGCAGTCCATCCTGATCGACATGAGCCGCGCGGCGTCGCAGGTTTCCGAGGTCGAAGTCGAATCCGTCGCCGGTGCGCTGGACGCCCTTGCCGGGGAAACGGCCCTTCCCAGCGCCAGTGCCCTGGCCGGACTGCTCCGCGCCCAGGTGCTGCTCGAGAAGGACCAGGTCAAGCGCGGACTGGAGCTGGCGCATGAATCGGCCGCCCGCCTGCGCGCCCTGGATGATCCCTACTGGCACGCGCTGGCCGATACGGAGGTCTGCGACGCCCTGCTGACCGCCGGCCGGCCCGATGCGGCGCAACCCCATTGCCTGCGCGCCTACCAGGCCTGGCCGGGCCTCAAGCGGGAATACGAGCTGGCGCGGACCGAAAACCTGCTGCAGTGGCAGTACCAGAAAACCGGCGACATCACCCGCGCGATCGAGCTGGCCAAGTCCGCCCGCGCACGACTGGTGGCCCTGGGCACGACCGGCGGCGTCGCGTTGCTGGATGACAACCTCAGCGCCCTCTACCTGGCCAGCGGCAAGCCCCAGCTGGCCCTGGAGTATTCCCGACGCGCCCTCGCCCACGAACTGGCTGCCGGGAAGCTTCAACACACGATCGCCTCACGCCACAACGTGGCCGAGGCGCTCGCAGCTCTGGGCCGCAACGCCGAAGCCCTCGACGAGCTGGAACTGGCCCTGGCCGAAAGCCGCAAGCGCGAACTCGGCCGATTGACCGCCTCGTTACTGGACGCGAAAGCGCGCATCTCCGAACGCGCCGGCCAGCCCACCGTGTCGCTGGCGGCGCTGCGCGAACTGATCGCGCTCAACGCCCGCCTGAGCACCGCGGAAGTCGATCGCGCCGCACTGGAGCTGGAAGCCCACTACGGCAGCCAGGTGCGCGAGCGTGAAATCTTCGAGCTCAAGCAAGAGGCAGAAATGCAAGCGCTGCGGTTGTCCGCGGCGGAGGCCAAGACGGCCCATGAGCAATCCCGTGCCAGCTACTACGCGCTGATTCTGCTGGCCGCCACAGCCATCGGTTTCCTCGGCGTGCTGCTGGTGGTGCTGCGTCTGAATCTTCTCAAGCGGCTGAATGCGGCGCTGACCCAGGCCAACCGCAGCCGTGCCGAGATGCTCGCCATGGCCGCGCACGAGATCCGCAATCCGCTGGCGGCCATCGGCGGGCTGATCGACATGGCATTGCACCGCACGGCAGACCCGCGCGCCCGCGGTCTGCTCGAGACCGCCCGCGCCACGACGGCAGGCCTGGTGCACACGGCGGAGGACTACCTCGATCACTCCCAGCTCGCCCTGGGCCGCGTACAACTGCGCGACCGCGCGTTCGACCTGCCGCAACTGCTGGCCAACGTGATCCGTCTGTTCCAGGCGGAGGTCGCCGGGCGTCCGCTGGGCCTGCGCATGGTCATGTCGCCATCCACGCCGACCTGGGTCAGCGGCGACGCCGAGCGCCTGCAGCAGGTGCTGACCAATCTCCTGGGCAACGCCGTGAAGTTCACCGAGCGCGGCGAGGTGCTGCTCGAAGCGATGCCAGACGTCGACGGCCGCACGCGCTTTGCGATCAGCGATACAGGCCCGGGCATCGCCGAACCGGAACTGCAACGCCTGCTCTGCCCCTTCGAGCGCGGCGCGGTGGTACGCGGCCAGCGCGGTGCGGGCCTGGGCCTTTCCATTGCCAGCCAGCTGGTCGAAAAACTGGGCGGGCGCCTGCAGGTGCAATCGGCGCCCGGCCATGGCAGTCGTTTTGAGTTCGCCATTCCCCTGTCGGTAACGGCCGCCCCGGCCAATGCCGAAGTCCCCCTGACTGCGGAGAACTCCGGCATGCGCGTGCTGCTGGTGGACGACGACAGCGCTATTCGCGAGCTGCTGTCGGCTCAACTCGAATCGCTCAATATCGATCACCGCGTCGCCGCCACCATCGACGACGCCCTGGTCACCTGGCGCGATTTCCAGCCCGATACAGTGCTGATCGACCTGCACCTGGACCGGGAGAACGGCATCGACCTGATCCGTCGCATCCGCGACGAATGTGGTCCGCGGCCGTCACCACGCTGCCTGATCCATAGCGCCTCCCCACCCAGCAGCCAGGGTGACCGGCTGCCGGAAGACTGGGGCATCGAATGGGTAAGAAAGCCGATGCCGCTGGTCGAACTCGGGCGACTCCTCGGCAGCGATGCAACGCCGTCACGCTCGACCGCCGTGCAGGCAGCGACGGCGCGCGAGTCACACGCCATCGCGGGCTGA
- a CDS encoding TonB-dependent receptor plug domain-containing protein, with protein sequence MGKSQLWVALWAAGAFGAAAVLDPSARAVAAGAVSTEAQDQAGSETELETVTVVGSRRYGRSSETVTPVPVDVLPMADVAAKSPQFDVAQSLQFIAPSFNSTRQTGADNADLVDSAMLRGLGSDQTLVLLNNKRQHQAAIVNIFGARNRGNTGTDFNTIPPLAIDRIEILRDGAAAQYGSDAIAGVVNVVLKKEAGCEGVVGFGQYSRGDGENTLASSYCGFELDNGGVIALTGEYLKRGRSDRSEPRGSPRTIGDTKMDNRTLFLNGEIPLGDVAHFYFTGGYQDRYASSAAFARGGIGSDDIPSRNSAAMYPNGFVPYINGDLVDHSLIAGVWGEIGGWRADVSQTYGYNELLNDISNTLNASIANEDVILGGPGLSPTKFDAGGYAFTQYTTNVDFSRYLDSVLAGTNVAFGLERRREQYEIFAGERGSWDDYDGAGGGNAGSQGYPGFQPADETDSSRTSWAAYADFEFNWTDRFMTGAAVRFEDYDDFGSTTTGKLTSSFKATDTFLLRGSASTGFRAPSLQQRDFQSTYTEFVGGEPLDILLARNGSAIANEAGVDPLREEEATSFTLGFTWSPLDNLTFTLDGYRIDIDDRVVLSGQFGVDSEAITENLRNQLIAEGVGAAAFFVNAVDTRTTGIDLTIAHNTEVGDGQLTTYFALNHGKTDIRRVNVPAPLLAVPAGAETFLSDRERRFIEDGAPNTKATLTFDYAVGPWDAMFKIIHFGSQTLGSFSGPPVFLNYGAKTSADVSLSYAFTENTKLTLGAANIFDTFPDRQNPDETDNGHVYDSVQFGLNGTSYFARFWVKF encoded by the coding sequence ATGGGTAAATCGCAATTGTGGGTGGCGCTGTGGGCGGCCGGCGCATTTGGTGCCGCAGCAGTGCTGGATCCGTCGGCGCGCGCCGTTGCTGCTGGAGCGGTGAGCACCGAGGCGCAGGACCAGGCCGGCAGCGAAACGGAACTGGAAACCGTCACGGTGGTAGGTTCACGCCGTTACGGCCGTTCTTCCGAAACGGTGACGCCGGTACCGGTCGACGTGCTGCCCATGGCTGACGTCGCCGCCAAGAGCCCACAATTCGACGTAGCCCAATCGCTGCAGTTCATCGCGCCGTCTTTCAACTCCACGCGCCAGACCGGCGCGGACAACGCGGACCTGGTCGACTCGGCCATGCTGCGTGGTCTGGGTTCTGACCAGACCCTGGTCCTGCTGAACAACAAGCGCCAGCACCAGGCGGCCATCGTCAACATCTTCGGTGCGCGCAACCGCGGCAATACCGGTACCGACTTCAACACGATCCCGCCGCTGGCGATCGACCGCATCGAAATCCTGCGCGACGGCGCGGCCGCCCAGTATGGCTCGGACGCTATCGCCGGCGTAGTGAACGTCGTCCTCAAGAAAGAAGCCGGCTGCGAGGGCGTGGTGGGCTTTGGCCAGTACTCGCGTGGCGACGGGGAGAACACGCTGGCTTCCTCCTACTGTGGCTTCGAGCTCGACAACGGCGGCGTGATCGCGCTGACCGGCGAGTACCTCAAGCGTGGACGTTCCGATCGTTCCGAACCGCGCGGCAGCCCGCGCACGATCGGCGACACCAAGATGGACAACCGCACCCTGTTCCTCAACGGTGAGATTCCGCTGGGTGACGTTGCCCACTTCTATTTCACCGGCGGCTACCAGGATCGCTACGCCTCGTCGGCCGCGTTCGCACGCGGCGGCATTGGCAGCGACGACATCCCCTCGCGCAATTCGGCGGCGATGTATCCGAACGGCTTCGTGCCGTACATCAACGGTGATCTCGTCGACCACAGCCTTATCGCCGGCGTCTGGGGCGAGATCGGCGGCTGGCGCGCCGACGTGTCGCAGACCTACGGCTACAACGAACTGCTCAACGACATCAGCAACACGCTGAACGCATCGATCGCGAACGAGGATGTCATCCTCGGCGGTCCGGGCCTGTCGCCGACCAAGTTCGATGCCGGCGGCTACGCGTTCACCCAGTACACCACCAACGTCGATTTCAGCCGCTACCTCGACAGCGTGCTCGCGGGCACCAACGTGGCCTTCGGCCTGGAGCGCCGCCGCGAGCAGTACGAAATCTTCGCCGGTGAGCGCGGGTCGTGGGATGACTACGACGGCGCGGGCGGTGGCAACGCCGGCAGCCAAGGGTATCCGGGCTTCCAGCCGGCCGATGAGACCGATTCGAGCCGCACCAGCTGGGCCGCCTACGCCGACTTCGAATTCAACTGGACCGACCGCTTCATGACCGGTGCGGCGGTGCGCTTCGAAGACTACGACGACTTCGGCAGCACCACGACCGGAAAGCTGACGTCCTCGTTCAAGGCGACCGATACCTTCCTGCTGCGTGGCTCGGCCAGCACGGGCTTCCGCGCGCCGTCGCTGCAGCAGCGTGATTTCCAGTCGACCTACACCGAGTTCGTCGGTGGCGAGCCGCTGGATATCCTGCTCGCCCGCAACGGCAGCGCCATCGCCAACGAAGCCGGTGTCGACCCGCTGCGCGAAGAGGAAGCCACCAGCTTCACCCTGGGCTTCACCTGGAGTCCGCTGGACAACCTCACCTTCACGCTGGACGGCTACCGCATCGATATCGACGACCGCGTCGTGCTGTCGGGCCAGTTCGGCGTCGACAGCGAGGCCATCACCGAGAACCTGCGTAACCAGCTGATCGCCGAAGGCGTTGGCGCGGCGGCGTTCTTCGTGAACGCGGTCGATACGCGTACCACGGGTATCGACCTGACCATCGCACACAACACGGAAGTCGGCGATGGCCAGCTCACGACCTATTTCGCCCTCAACCACGGCAAGACCGACATCCGTCGCGTCAATGTGCCCGCGCCGCTGCTGGCCGTGCCCGCAGGTGCCGAGACGTTCCTGTCGGATCGCGAACGCCGCTTCATCGAGGACGGTGCGCCCAACACCAAGGCCACGCTGACCTTCGACTACGCCGTCGGCCCCTGGGATGCGATGTTCAAGATCATCCACTTCGGTTCGCAGACGCTGGGATCGTTCTCCGGTCCGCCGGTGTTCCTCAATTACGGCGCGAAGACTTCGGCGGACGTCAGCCTGAGCTATGCCTTCACCGAGAACACCAAGCTCACGCTCGGCGCCGCGAACATCTTCGACACGTTCCCGGACCGCCAGAACCCGGACGAAACCGACAACGGCCACGTCTACGACAGCGTGCAGTTCGGCCTGAACGGGACATCGTACTTCGCCCGGTTCTGGGTCAAGTTCTGA
- a CDS encoding polyhydroxyalkanoate depolymerase — MLYHLHEFQRSLLSPLVYFAEAGAKMWGAKGGLLSHVPGAPRVAAGYELFYRLGKDYEKPEFGIRTVNAHGHEVPIIEYTALAKPFCKLIRFKRFTDDPATVADLKDDPVVLVVAPLSGHHATLLRDTVRTLLQDHKVYITDWIDARMVPRSEGAFHLHDYIGYIQEFIRHIGAKNLHVISVCQPTVPVLAAISLMASKGETTPRSMTMMGGPIDTRRSPTKVNDLATTKPLGWFESTVIHDVPPNYPGHGRRVYPGFLQHAGFIAMNPGRHLSSHWDFYEDLLKGDLEDAESHRKFYDEYNAVLDMPAEYYLDTINTVFQQHLLPRGLWDVGGQRVRPSDIRQTALFTIEGELDDISGLGQTEAAHDLCTGIEPRSRQHLTVKGAGHYGIFSGGRWRQVVYPEVRDFIRQHDMATPLAG, encoded by the coding sequence ATGCTGTACCACTTGCACGAGTTCCAACGCTCCCTGCTGAGCCCCCTGGTCTATTTCGCCGAAGCCGGCGCGAAGATGTGGGGTGCCAAGGGCGGATTGCTGTCGCATGTTCCCGGCGCACCGCGCGTGGCGGCCGGCTACGAGTTGTTCTATCGGCTGGGCAAGGACTACGAAAAACCCGAGTTCGGCATCCGCACGGTGAACGCACACGGGCATGAAGTGCCCATCATTGAATACACCGCGCTGGCCAAGCCCTTCTGCAAATTGATCCGTTTCAAGCGGTTCACGGACGATCCGGCCACCGTGGCTGATCTGAAGGATGATCCCGTCGTGCTGGTGGTGGCGCCGCTGTCCGGCCACCATGCCACGCTCCTTCGTGACACCGTGCGCACACTGCTGCAGGATCACAAAGTATACATTACCGACTGGATCGACGCCCGCATGGTGCCGCGCAGTGAAGGCGCGTTCCACCTGCACGACTACATCGGCTACATCCAGGAATTCATCCGCCACATCGGCGCGAAGAACCTGCACGTGATCTCGGTCTGCCAGCCCACCGTGCCGGTGCTGGCTGCCATCTCGCTGATGGCCTCCAAGGGCGAGACCACCCCTCGTTCGATGACCATGATGGGCGGCCCGATCGATACCCGCCGCAGCCCCACCAAGGTGAACGACCTGGCCACCACCAAACCCCTGGGCTGGTTCGAGTCGACCGTCATCCACGACGTGCCGCCGAACTACCCGGGACATGGCCGGCGGGTTTATCCTGGCTTCCTGCAACACGCGGGATTCATCGCCATGAATCCGGGCCGGCATCTGAGCTCGCACTGGGACTTTTACGAAGATCTGCTCAAGGGCGATCTCGAGGACGCCGAGTCGCACCGCAAGTTCTACGACGAATACAACGCGGTGCTCGACATGCCCGCGGAGTACTACCTCGACACGATCAATACCGTGTTCCAGCAACACCTGCTGCCACGGGGGCTCTGGGACGTCGGCGGACAGCGCGTCCGCCCGTCTGACATCCGCCAGACCGCGCTGTTCACCATCGAAGGGGAACTGGACGACATCTCCGGCCTGGGTCAGACCGAGGCGGCGCACGACCTGTGCACTGGCATCGAACCCCGATCCAGGCAGCACCTGACCGTCAAGGGCGCGGGCCACTACGGCATTTTCAGCGGCGGCCGGTGGCGCCAGGTGGTCTATCCGGAAGTGCGTGATTTCATCCGACAGCACGACATGGCCACCCCGCTCGCGGGCTGA